CCGCTCGATGCTAATCCGATTAACACATCACCAGCCTGAATGGTTTCCCCTGTAATCAATTGGCTTTTTTCACAAGCTCCAACCGTAAAGCCAGCAAGATCATACTCATTTTCACTATATAAACCAGGCATTTCCGCTGTTTCTCCTCCGATAAGAGCACAGCCAGCCTGCTCACATCCATCCGCAATGCCCTTGACAATGGCTTCAATCTTTTCAGGCTTGGCTTTTCCGGTAGCAATATAGTCTAAAAAGAACAATGGTTCTGCGCCTTGAACAACGATATCGTTGACACACATTGCTACTGCGTCAATGCCAATCGTTTCATGCTGATCCATCCAAAAGGCAATCATCAGCTTGGTACCAACGCCATCTGTTCCTGATACAAGAACTGGTTCTTTCAAATTCAGTGACGATAGATCAAACATACCACCGAAGCCTCCGAGGCCACCTATTACGCCAGCTCGGGCTGTTTTTTGTACATGCTTTTTCATTCTCTCTACAGCCTCGTAGCCTGCTTCGATGTTTACGCCTGCCTGTGTATAAGCATTCGCCATGATGTTCCCTCCTATTTTTGGTAGTAATATTGGAGTGTATCTGGATAAATCTCAGTTGGGTAGTTACCAGTAAAGCAACCGAGGCAAAAACCTTCTGTTCCTTCGGTTTTGACAATCGCCCCTACCATCCCCTCGGTACTTAGGAACGTTAAGGAATCAGCACCAATCAACTGTCTAATTTCTTCCACTGATTTATCTGAAGCGATTAATTCTTCTTTCGATGATGTATCAATTCCATAGAAACATGGATTTTTTATTGGAGGTGAACTGATGACCACGTGCACTTCAGTAGCTCCTGCTTCTTTTAGCAAGCTGACAATCCTTCTGCTCGTTGTACCACGAACAATGGAGTCATCAACCATGACAACACGTTTACCTTC
This genomic stretch from Neobacillus niacini harbors:
- the purM gene encoding phosphoribosylformylglycinamidine cyclo-ligase, with the translated sequence MANAYTQAGVNIEAGYEAVERMKKHVQKTARAGVIGGLGGFGGMFDLSSLNLKEPVLVSGTDGVGTKLMIAFWMDQHETIGIDAVAMCVNDIVVQGAEPLFFLDYIATGKAKPEKIEAIVKGIADGCEQAGCALIGGETAEMPGLYSENEYDLAGFTVGACEKSQLITGETIQAGDVLIGLASSGIHSNGYSLVRKVFNNWALTEYVDELGRTLGEELLKPTKIYVKPILSALKKFNLKGMAHITGGGFIENIPRMLPNGLGAAIFEKSWDIPPIFNLITTVGQIDQQEMYNIFNMGIGMVIAVDKDIAADLMDHLKQCGETAYEIGVVTAEEGISIGGRR